The following are from one region of the Candidatus Obscuribacterales bacterium genome:
- a CDS encoding DUF305 domain-containing protein — protein MKADEHLHNSPSTWKIASAILSAICIVLGFLLWQEHKQQMMQAHEPSADFDRSFIDMMIPHNQQAIDEAKRALAQAKHEDLKELAIKIVSTRELEMDQMQYWRKLWFGAHE, from the coding sequence ATGAAAGCCGACGAGCACCTGCACAATAGCCCAAGCACATGGAAAATAGCTAGTGCAATTCTGAGTGCAATATGCATAGTTCTTGGGTTTTTACTCTGGCAAGAACATAAACAACAGATGATGCAAGCCCACGAACCAAGTGCGGACTTTGATCGATCTTTTATCGATATGATGATCCCGCATAATCAACAAGCTATTGACGAAGCCAAAAGAGCGCTTGCACAAGCTAAGCACGAAGATCTCAAGGAACTAGCGATAAAAATTGTGAGCACACGAGAACTAGAAATGGACCAAATGCAATATTGGCGGAAACTATGGTTCGGTGCTCACGAATAA
- a CDS encoding tetratricopeptide repeat protein — protein sequence MPEEERIKLESQSEVILVEALNDSSAQIPTLSTPETDRIPSATTVQQESQTVSLQEQGSGDVHESQPHSSLSDIELIELAKYPFAPESDWLRACTELNHRRPDINKSPRFLSNWKHSGMVCGGIVVILALCTMWHFSPKPETNSISAPNAGRYLLDSAQFQSSEHAKRATIRLAQSIDERAWSYAKAAAYLDANEVDIANLMRGKKTSFSMQALNTMLYAMGESTLFPPKLDHKELQRTVTYFTRLISIDPQDSRAISGRAGAYETLQQYDLAIADFQRVVELEPQRPGPRNNLALAYLEDGRYEQAVQEFNNLHNLFPQYEIYQNRALVFAAMGRYEDAVDDCTKSIQMMQSQRPGPYWNRAQNYKELGKFSEAIADCKKVLEIDPTYKSASAQIASLMAVKHD from the coding sequence ATGCCTGAGGAAGAGCGCATAAAGCTAGAAAGCCAATCGGAAGTGATTCTTGTTGAAGCTCTGAATGATTCGTCGGCACAGATCCCGACTCTATCAACGCCTGAAACTGACAGAATCCCCTCGGCTACAACGGTACAGCAAGAGTCCCAAACCGTCTCCTTGCAAGAACAAGGCTCCGGCGATGTTCATGAATCACAACCACATTCAAGTTTGTCTGATATTGAGCTAATTGAACTTGCTAAATATCCATTTGCTCCCGAATCGGACTGGCTCCGCGCCTGCACAGAATTAAATCATAGGCGCCCCGACATCAATAAGAGTCCAAGATTTCTAAGTAATTGGAAGCATTCCGGTATGGTGTGTGGTGGCATTGTGGTAATTCTTGCACTGTGTACAATGTGGCACTTTTCGCCAAAGCCAGAGACGAATTCAATCTCAGCACCAAATGCCGGACGTTATTTGCTTGACTCTGCTCAGTTTCAGAGCAGCGAACATGCGAAGCGCGCAACTATTAGATTGGCTCAGTCGATTGATGAGCGTGCTTGGTCTTATGCAAAGGCGGCCGCTTATCTTGATGCAAATGAAGTTGACATTGCAAATCTTATGCGAGGAAAGAAAACCTCGTTCAGTATGCAGGCGCTAAATACGATGCTTTATGCGATGGGCGAATCTACTTTGTTTCCACCAAAATTAGATCACAAGGAATTACAACGGACTGTTACCTACTTTACTCGGTTGATAAGCATTGATCCGCAAGACAGTCGCGCAATTTCTGGTAGGGCCGGCGCCTATGAAACCTTGCAGCAATATGACTTGGCGATTGCTGATTTTCAACGTGTTGTTGAACTTGAACCACAACGCCCCGGACCGCGCAATAACTTAGCCTTGGCATACCTAGAAGATGGCAGATATGAGCAGGCTGTGCAAGAATTCAATAACTTGCATAATCTCTTTCCACAGTACGAAATTTACCAGAACCGCGCACTTGTTTTTGCCGCAATGGGAAGGTACGAAGATGCAGTTGATGATTGCACTAAATCGATTCAAATGATGCAATCACAAAGACCTGGACCGTACTGGAATCGTGCCCAGAATTATAAAGAGTTGGGCAAATTTTCAGAAGCCATAGCTGACTGCAAGAAAGTTTTGGAGATTGATCCAACCTACAAGTCAGCATCGGCTCAGATAGCTAGTCTCATGGCTGTGAAGCATGATTAG
- a CDS encoding PDZ domain-containing protein — translation MPFKIDILLVVTTILSISSGSLLIAYAAETEDQSHSTTSNFQNRNDHTKPSSTSDTSEMQSGNGQPSPASGITVSDPLTGGSLTGVGMTLGKQGKKIVVMQFITGGVAEAAGIQKGDEIISVDGRSIGSNPTINGVVKLIRGPVDSKVSILVQRGTTRQSFTMTRVLFRTPIDGFCPAR, via the coding sequence GTGCCATTTAAGATAGACATTCTGTTAGTGGTGACAACTATCCTATCAATCTCCTCAGGGTCATTGCTAATAGCATACGCAGCAGAAACTGAAGACCAGAGTCATTCAACAACATCTAATTTTCAAAATAGAAACGACCATACAAAGCCGTCTTCTACGTCAGATACCAGCGAAATGCAATCAGGAAATGGACAGCCATCACCTGCCTCCGGGATAACAGTGAGTGATCCCCTTACCGGTGGTTCACTCACTGGTGTCGGCATGACGTTGGGAAAACAAGGCAAGAAGATAGTTGTAATGCAATTTATAACAGGTGGAGTTGCAGAGGCAGCAGGTATTCAGAAGGGCGATGAAATAATAAGTGTGGACGGTAGATCCATCGGCTCTAACCCCACTATTAACGGAGTCGTAAAATTAATACGCGGACCAGTAGATTCAAAGGTCAGCATTTTAGTTCAGAGAGGCACAACCCGCCAGTCTTTTACTATGACCCGGGTTCTATTTAGAACACCTATTGATGGTTTTTGCCCGGCGAGATAG
- a CDS encoding tetratricopeptide repeat protein encodes MSDFLYESKTNRLSSDENSVGNIFHREMELLSSVPQTVFTGLCERVNEIRENPFSAVGMQVIASAAIGAGLAVITKNPKAFVEPFIGHNSDKFIAGAKKLLPVAGTLMLVGDVSMRTAPVMWDTATNANHLEANKKLLGYNLGSMAIDYPLTGLAGTGGALAVDVAGTLRPGLAMSSKVMQSSLMKGADFNSLRPAYAGGVGEEVISKQAGEGLADSTVFFKKREWNLPTGEKIELHDDGNAILHKGSSSSNYKYKPVDNRLELLYKPFEDIGQMLNSIIIADSTSLEPFYMVRDLLNGKSFAGILKHFQGKWEPEYSTNTCIELRSNYTGEIANLKKDYGSKNSPLVIQPLEKIELPNCSIEKLPEFTRPYQQWNSDWKYFYENVYPSEFKPLAKTLQGTGFRCDNADPLLWGQLKNGWKVILDPRKVYTKEYPGAWEEIDHQSAVRLYSAGLRNLTSIYGETNPAIGKFKERLGNHFAALGQNDKARRLFEETLQVQQQSGDLNGAHNTAKSLFYLFRNMSDYGEKTWAINKAEYYAKLSSELYQKWATSRLDRSTTRTPLQTS; translated from the coding sequence ATGTCTGATTTTCTGTATGAGTCAAAGACAAACCGTCTTTCGTCAGATGAGAACAGTGTCGGTAATATCTTTCATAGAGAAATGGAATTATTGAGTTCTGTTCCTCAGACTGTCTTTACCGGGCTTTGTGAAAGAGTCAATGAAATTAGGGAAAATCCATTTTCAGCTGTTGGTATGCAAGTCATTGCATCTGCAGCAATCGGGGCCGGTTTAGCAGTGATAACTAAGAATCCCAAAGCGTTTGTCGAACCATTCATAGGACATAACTCAGATAAATTCATAGCTGGCGCAAAGAAGTTATTGCCGGTAGCAGGGACTTTAATGCTTGTCGGAGATGTCAGCATGCGAACAGCTCCAGTTATGTGGGACACAGCCACAAATGCTAATCATTTGGAAGCAAACAAAAAACTGCTTGGTTACAATCTCGGTTCTATGGCAATTGATTATCCTCTCACAGGTTTAGCTGGCACAGGTGGCGCTTTGGCTGTGGATGTAGCCGGCACATTGCGCCCAGGGTTAGCAATGTCGTCCAAAGTCATGCAATCTTCACTGATGAAAGGAGCAGACTTCAATAGTTTGCGTCCTGCCTATGCCGGCGGAGTTGGAGAGGAAGTAATTTCCAAGCAAGCAGGTGAAGGTCTTGCCGATTCGACAGTGTTTTTTAAGAAGCGAGAATGGAATTTGCCTACTGGAGAAAAAATTGAACTGCATGATGATGGGAATGCCATTCTTCATAAAGGCTCATCGAGTTCCAACTATAAGTACAAACCAGTGGACAATAGACTAGAGCTTTTGTACAAACCGTTCGAAGACATAGGACAAATGCTTAATAGCATAATCATTGCCGATTCCACGTCGCTTGAACCGTTCTATATGGTGCGTGATTTGCTGAATGGTAAGTCATTTGCCGGAATACTAAAACATTTTCAGGGGAAGTGGGAACCAGAGTACTCAACTAATACTTGCATAGAACTGCGTTCAAATTACACCGGTGAAATTGCCAATTTGAAGAAGGACTATGGTTCTAAGAATTCCCCATTGGTTATTCAGCCCCTGGAAAAAATAGAATTGCCAAACTGCAGCATTGAGAAGTTGCCTGAATTCACAAGGCCCTATCAACAGTGGAATTCCGATTGGAAATATTTCTATGAGAATGTGTATCCATCTGAATTTAAACCCTTAGCAAAGACCTTGCAAGGCACGGGATTCAGGTGCGACAACGCTGATCCTTTACTATGGGGACAACTAAAAAACGGTTGGAAAGTCATTCTAGATCCACGAAAAGTTTATACGAAAGAGTACCCAGGCGCATGGGAAGAAATTGATCACCAAAGTGCCGTTCGACTATATTCGGCCGGACTGCGTAATCTGACAAGCATATACGGGGAAACGAACCCCGCGATTGGTAAATTCAAGGAACGCCTTGGAAATCACTTTGCAGCATTGGGACAAAATGATAAAGCCCGACGTTTGTTTGAAGAAACCTTGCAGGTTCAGCAGCAGTCCGGCGATCTAAATGGCGCCCACAATACAGCAAAGAGTTTATTTTATCTATTTAGGAACATGAGTGACTATGGAGAGAAGACATGGGCGATCAATAAGGCTGAATACTACGCAAAACTATCAAGCGAACTATACCAAAAGTGGGCAACTAGTCGCTTAGATCGTTCCACGACACGAACGCCGCTTCAGACGTCTTAA